In Niveispirillum cyanobacteriorum, the following proteins share a genomic window:
- the hisH gene encoding imidazole glycerol phosphate synthase subunit HisH has product MTDSVALIDYGSGNLRSAAKALERAVADGGLDARIIVTNDPDVVRSAARVVLPGVGAFADCKSGLDAVPGMVDALTERVIRQGAPFLGICVGMQLMAKAGVEHGVHPGLGWLDATVEALTPADPTLKIPHMGWNELIVKAPAHPVLAGIAPGTHTYYVHSYAMKVANPALVLAACDYASEFPAIVGRDNLVGMQFHPEKSQAAGLSIIGNFLRWRP; this is encoded by the coding sequence ATGACAGATAGCGTCGCCCTGATCGATTACGGCTCCGGCAATCTGCGTTCCGCCGCGAAGGCATTGGAACGTGCCGTGGCCGATGGCGGGCTGGATGCCCGCATCATCGTCACCAACGACCCGGATGTGGTGCGCAGTGCTGCCCGCGTCGTGCTGCCCGGCGTCGGCGCCTTTGCCGATTGCAAATCGGGCCTCGATGCCGTGCCCGGCATGGTCGATGCCCTGACCGAACGCGTCATCCGCCAGGGTGCCCCCTTCCTAGGCATCTGCGTCGGCATGCAACTGATGGCCAAGGCCGGGGTAGAACATGGCGTGCATCCGGGTCTGGGTTGGCTGGATGCCACGGTGGAGGCGCTGACGCCCGCCGACCCCACCCTGAAGATCCCGCATATGGGCTGGAACGAGTTGATCGTGAAGGCGCCGGCCCACCCGGTGCTGGCCGGCATCGCGCCGGGCACCCACACCTATTATGTCCATTCCTACGCGATGAAGGTCGCCAATCCGGCCCTGGTCCTGGCCGCCTGCGATTATGCAAGCGAGTTTCCGGCCATTGTCGGGCGCGACAATCTGGTCGGCATGCAGTTCCACCCGGAAAAGAGCCAGGCCGCCGGCCTGTCCATCATTGGCAATTTCCTGCGGTGGCGGCCATGA
- the hisA gene encoding 1-(5-phosphoribosyl)-5-[(5-phosphoribosylamino)methylideneamino]imidazole-4-carboxamide isomerase, translating to MILYPAIDLKDGNAVRLLRGEMDQATIFNTDPAAQAETFQAQGFEWLHLVDLNGAFAGSPVNGAAVESILKRVKLPTQLGGGIRDLDTIAFWLERGLTRVILGTVAVKNPTLVKDACKAFPGHVAVGIDARDGYVAVEGWAETSTLKALDLALKFEDCGVAAIIYTDIDRDGALGGVNVEATADLASHLTTPVIASGGVSSLADLRALKEVEHTGINGVISGRALYDGRIDPAAALAVLRGE from the coding sequence ATGATCCTCTACCCCGCTATCGATCTGAAGGACGGTAACGCCGTCCGCCTGCTGCGCGGCGAGATGGATCAGGCAACCATCTTCAACACCGACCCTGCCGCGCAGGCCGAAACGTTTCAGGCCCAGGGCTTTGAATGGCTGCATCTGGTGGATTTGAACGGTGCCTTCGCGGGATCGCCCGTCAACGGGGCCGCGGTTGAGTCTATCCTCAAGCGCGTCAAGCTGCCGACGCAACTGGGTGGCGGCATCCGCGATCTGGACACCATTGCCTTCTGGCTGGAACGCGGCCTGACCCGCGTCATCCTGGGCACGGTCGCCGTGAAGAATCCGACCCTGGTGAAGGACGCCTGCAAGGCCTTCCCCGGCCATGTCGCCGTCGGCATCGATGCCCGTGACGGCTATGTCGCGGTCGAAGGTTGGGCGGAAACCAGCACCTTAAAGGCGCTGGATCTGGCCCTGAAGTTTGAGGATTGCGGTGTCGCCGCCATCATCTACACCGATATTGACCGCGACGGCGCGCTGGGCGGGGTGAATGTGGAGGCGACGGCCGATCTGGCCAGCCACCTGACCACGCCGGTTATCGCATCGGGCGGCGTGTCCTCGCTGGCCGATCTGCGGGCACTGAAAGAGGTGGAGCATACGGGGATCAACGGCGTCATCTCCGGTCGCGCGCTTTATGACGGGCGCATCGACCCGGCGGCGGCGCTGGCGGTTCTGCGGGGGGAATGA
- a CDS encoding c-type cytochrome translates to MRMIKPISIAALFLAAFAATGPAGAQRTDAQSSDFADARRFSYQNGEQLYHAICQGCHMPDGKGAQGAGAYPALAANGNLEAGTYPIHMVVNGQKAMPSFAYLSDEQVAAVVNYVRTHFGNGYKDAVTPEDVKGMRP, encoded by the coding sequence ATGCGCATGATCAAGCCGATCTCCATCGCCGCCCTGTTCCTGGCCGCCTTTGCCGCCACCGGCCCGGCAGGCGCCCAGCGCACCGATGCGCAGAGCAGCGATTTCGCCGATGCCCGCCGCTTCTCCTATCAGAATGGAGAGCAGCTCTATCACGCCATCTGCCAGGGCTGTCACATGCCCGATGGCAAGGGTGCGCAAGGGGCCGGTGCCTATCCGGCCCTGGCCGCCAATGGCAATCTGGAGGCCGGGACCTACCCGATCCACATGGTGGTCAATGGCCAGAAGGCCATGCCCTCCTTCGCCTACCTGTCGGATGAACAGGTGGCAGCCGTCGTGAATTATGTCCGCACGCATTTCGGCAACGGCTATAAGGATGCCGTGACACCCGAGGATGTGAAGGGGATGCGGCCGTAA
- a CDS encoding TonB-dependent receptor plug domain-containing protein, with product MQVNNSKPAKRASVRKVAFGILCTTSLLPLTALAQPVGEIEEIIVTGTRVANRTATESLAPIDVLGAGDLEKQAFTDTNDILRTLVPSFNVSRNGISDGSTFVRPPTLRGLPPDQTLILVNGKRRHRSALVQLSGGALAAGAQASDLSQIPSIAIKQVEVLRDGAAAQYGSDAIAGVMNFQLKDASEGGSAQIQYGSTYEGDGDNAKFAANVGLPLGPNGFFNLSAEYSQGDPTNRGVQDPRAPAAKKDLAMNWGDPDSEATRVFVNSGIDLTDTASIYLFGNYGASKANGSFYYRPPSLDHAVNGPTLPVPGDADGFRFTEWFPLGFTPRFYGDVKDASIVGGFKHELESGLTYNVSGSFGRSQIDYDLKNTVNPSLGPASPTEFYVGRLVQEEENFNVDLSYPVEIGWATPLNIAVGTEFRRELYEIGPGDTASYTVGPYASFIDFRTKLPAALPIGSNGYPGFRPEDSGEFKRDNIAFYADLEGDVTDSLTVGAAARYEDFDYFGSTFNWKLSSRYDFTDEFAIRGSVNTGFRAPTPGQSQTSSVQTFFPAGSSSPVARGTYPAASVVAQYFGAKPLSEEKSVNFAGGIVADLADINITIDYYNIKVEDRIALSGDFNPTAADKLALAALGVPGANTLGAVNYFTNSFDTRTQGVDFVANTTVPAGEGKVDLTTALNYNKTKVIKRNTAVIDDTRKADLEKQLPKFRGNFSAQYTLDAFSILGRASYYSKFTDTANYGKTFGSEWLFDAEVSYDLYDNMNFAVGVQNLFDNYPDKVDALAGGGYAVGQVYPDTSPMGYNGGMYYARVTVKF from the coding sequence ATGCAGGTAAATAACAGCAAGCCGGCCAAGCGCGCATCCGTGCGGAAGGTCGCGTTCGGCATCCTGTGCACGACCAGCCTTCTGCCGCTGACCGCTCTGGCCCAGCCGGTGGGCGAGATCGAAGAGATCATTGTGACCGGTACGCGCGTGGCCAACCGCACCGCGACCGAAAGCCTGGCGCCTATCGACGTTCTGGGGGCGGGCGATCTGGAAAAGCAGGCCTTTACCGATACCAACGACATCCTGCGTACCCTGGTGCCGTCCTTCAATGTCAGCCGTAACGGCATCTCTGACGGTTCCACCTTCGTGCGTCCGCCCACGCTGCGCGGCCTGCCGCCCGACCAGACCCTGATCCTGGTGAATGGCAAGCGCCGTCACCGGTCGGCCCTGGTGCAGCTTTCCGGTGGTGCTCTGGCGGCGGGTGCCCAGGCATCCGATCTGTCGCAGATCCCCTCCATCGCCATCAAGCAGGTGGAAGTGCTGCGTGACGGTGCGGCGGCCCAGTATGGTTCCGACGCCATCGCCGGCGTGATGAACTTCCAGCTCAAAGACGCCTCGGAAGGCGGCTCGGCCCAGATCCAGTATGGTTCCACCTATGAAGGCGATGGCGATAATGCCAAGTTCGCCGCCAATGTCGGTCTGCCGCTGGGCCCCAATGGCTTCTTCAACCTGTCGGCGGAATACAGCCAGGGCGACCCGACCAACCGTGGTGTTCAGGACCCGCGCGCGCCGGCGGCCAAGAAGGACCTAGCCATGAACTGGGGTGACCCGGATTCGGAAGCCACCCGCGTTTTCGTGAATTCCGGCATCGACCTGACCGATACGGCGTCGATCTATCTGTTCGGCAATTATGGTGCCTCGAAGGCCAATGGCTCCTTCTATTACCGTCCGCCAAGCCTTGACCATGCCGTGAACGGTCCGACCCTGCCGGTGCCGGGTGATGCCGATGGTTTTCGGTTTACCGAATGGTTCCCGCTGGGCTTCACCCCCCGCTTCTATGGCGATGTGAAGGACGCCTCGATCGTTGGCGGCTTCAAGCATGAGCTGGAAAGCGGCCTGACTTACAATGTCTCCGGCTCCTTCGGGCGCAGTCAGATCGATTATGATCTGAAGAATACCGTCAACCCGTCCCTGGGTCCGGCAAGCCCGACGGAATTCTATGTCGGTCGTCTGGTGCAGGAAGAAGAGAATTTCAACGTCGATCTGTCCTATCCGGTGGAGATCGGCTGGGCCACGCCGCTGAACATCGCGGTAGGTACCGAATTCCGCCGCGAGCTGTATGAGATCGGCCCCGGCGATACGGCCTCCTACACGGTCGGCCCCTACGCGTCCTTCATTGATTTCCGTACCAAGCTGCCGGCGGCCCTGCCCATCGGGTCCAATGGCTATCCGGGTTTCCGTCCGGAGGATTCAGGCGAGTTCAAGCGCGACAACATCGCCTTCTACGCTGACCTGGAAGGCGACGTGACCGACAGCCTGACGGTCGGTGCTGCCGCCCGGTACGAGGATTTCGACTATTTCGGCTCCACCTTCAACTGGAAGCTCAGCAGCCGTTATGACTTCACGGATGAGTTTGCCATCCGTGGCTCCGTCAATACTGGCTTCCGTGCGCCGACGCCCGGTCAGTCGCAGACCTCTTCGGTGCAGACCTTCTTCCCCGCCGGTAGCTCCAGCCCGGTGGCGCGCGGTACCTATCCGGCGGCCAGCGTCGTGGCACAGTATTTCGGTGCCAAGCCGCTGTCGGAAGAAAAGAGCGTGAACTTTGCCGGCGGTATCGTCGCCGATCTTGCCGATATCAACATCACCATCGACTATTACAACATCAAGGTTGAGGACCGTATCGCACTGTCCGGTGACTTCAACCCGACGGCGGCGGATAAGCTGGCGCTGGCCGCTCTGGGCGTGCCGGGTGCCAACACGCTGGGTGCCGTCAACTACTTCACCAACTCCTTCGATACCCGCACCCAGGGTGTGGATTTCGTGGCCAACACCACAGTGCCGGCGGGCGAGGGCAAGGTCGACCTGACCACGGCCCTGAACTACAACAAGACCAAGGTCATCAAGCGCAACACCGCCGTTATCGACGATACGCGCAAGGCGGACCTGGAGAAGCAACTGCCGAAGTTCCGTGGCAACTTCTCCGCCCAGTATACGCTGGACGCCTTCTCCATCCTGGGTCGCGCCAGCTATTACAGCAAGTTCACGGACACGGCGAACTACGGCAAGACCTTCGGTTCGGAATGGCTGTTCGATGCCGAAGTTTCCTACGATCTCTATGACAACATGAATTTCGCCGTCGGTGTGCAGAACCTGTTCGACAATTACCCGGACAAGGTCGATGCGCTGGCCGGTGGCGGATATGCCGTGGGTCAGGTTTATCCCGACACCTCGCCCATGGGTTACAATGGCGGCATGTATTATGCCCGCGTGACCGTCAAGTTCTGA
- a CDS encoding RidA family protein, with translation MLKRLGSLLVLAAALTGCAKEEVREIKRTDVPNFPIASAVQVPAGSDLFFLSGTVPPAVNKDAPAGSVDVFGDTETQTVNVLTRIQETLKAQGLTMGDVVLMHVYLVGDPAKEGKMDFAGMMAGYTKFFGTPEQPNKPARSTVQISALVTPGMLVEIEVVAAKAKK, from the coding sequence ATGTTGAAGCGGTTGGGTAGTCTCCTGGTCCTCGCGGCGGCCTTGACGGGTTGCGCCAAGGAAGAGGTCCGCGAGATCAAGCGCACGGATGTGCCAAACTTCCCCATTGCCTCGGCGGTGCAGGTGCCGGCCGGGTCCGATCTGTTCTTCCTGTCCGGCACGGTGCCGCCGGCCGTGAACAAGGATGCCCCCGCCGGCAGCGTGGATGTGTTCGGCGATACCGAGACGCAGACGGTCAATGTCCTGACCCGCATCCAGGAAACGCTGAAGGCCCAGGGTCTGACCATGGGCGATGTCGTGTTGATGCATGTCTACCTGGTCGGCGACCCGGCCAAGGAGGGCAAGATGGATTTCGCCGGCATGATGGCCGGCTATACCAAGTTCTTCGGCACGCCGGAGCAGCCCAACAAACCGGCCCGCTCCACCGTGCAGATTTCCGCCCTGGTGACACCGGGCATGCTGGTGGAAATCGAAGTGGTGGCCGCCAAGGCCAAGAAATAA
- the hisF gene encoding imidazole glycerol phosphate synthase subunit HisF, whose translation MLKARIIPCLDVKDGRVVKGVNFVDLIDAGDPVEQARLYDAAGADELTFLDITASSDNRETIFDVVRRTAEQVFMPLTVGGGVRTVEDIRKLLLAGADKVSINTAAVHRPEFVQEGAQKFGAQCIVVAIDAKEVERGPNGEQRWEVFTHGGRNRTGIDAVQWARRMAEYGAGEILLTSMDRDGTKQGFNLELTRAVADAVTIPVIASGGVGNLDHLVDGVKLGHASAVLAASIFHFGTYTIAQAKQHMAQAGIPIRL comes from the coding sequence ATGCTGAAGGCCCGCATCATCCCCTGCCTGGACGTCAAAGATGGCCGCGTCGTCAAGGGCGTGAACTTTGTCGACCTGATCGATGCCGGCGACCCGGTGGAGCAGGCGCGTCTTTATGATGCCGCCGGCGCCGATGAGCTGACCTTCCTCGACATCACGGCCAGCAGCGACAATCGCGAGACCATCTTCGACGTGGTCCGCCGCACCGCCGAACAGGTCTTCATGCCGCTGACCGTCGGCGGCGGCGTGCGTACGGTTGAGGATATCCGCAAACTTTTGCTGGCCGGTGCCGACAAGGTGTCGATCAACACCGCCGCCGTCCACCGCCCGGAATTCGTGCAGGAAGGCGCGCAGAAATTCGGCGCGCAATGCATCGTCGTTGCCATCGACGCCAAGGAGGTTGAACGCGGCCCCAATGGCGAACAGCGCTGGGAAGTATTCACCCATGGCGGGCGCAACCGCACCGGCATTGACGCCGTCCAATGGGCGCGGCGCATGGCCGAATACGGGGCCGGGGAAATCCTGCTGACCTCCATGGACCGTGACGGCACGAAGCAGGGCTTCAACCTGGAACTGACCCGCGCGGTCGCCGACGCCGTGACCATCCCCGTCATCGCCTCTGGCGGCGTCGGGAACCTCGACCATCTGGTCGATGGCGTGAAGCTGGGCCACGCATCCGCCGTGCTGGCCGCCAGCATCTTTCATTTCGGCACCTACACCATCGCCCAGGCCAAGCAGCACATGGCCCAGGCGGGGATACCGATCCGTCTTTAA
- a CDS encoding histidine triad nucleotide-binding protein, with the protein MIYDRSNIFARILRGEIPCKKVYEDPYALAFHDINPQAPTHILVIPKGPFTSFADFSSQATIEEIAGFVRAAGLVARQAGVEDSGYRLLANHGPDSHQEVPHFHIHIVGGKPLGKLLA; encoded by the coding sequence TTGATCTATGATCGCAGCAATATCTTCGCCCGTATCCTGCGCGGGGAAATCCCCTGCAAGAAGGTGTACGAGGACCCGTACGCCCTGGCCTTCCACGACATCAATCCCCAGGCCCCGACCCATATCCTGGTGATCCCCAAGGGCCCCTTCACCAGCTTTGCCGATTTCTCGTCCCAGGCGACGATTGAGGAAATCGCCGGCTTCGTGCGCGCCGCCGGTCTGGTGGCCCGTCAGGCGGGGGTGGAGGATAGCGGCTATCGGCTACTGGCCAATCACGGCCCTGACAGCCACCAGGAAGTCCCGCATTTCCACATCCACATCGTGGGTGGAAAGCCGCTGGGTAAGCTGCTGGCCTAG
- the hisB gene encoding imidazoleglycerol-phosphate dehydratase HisB yields MSNAAAPSARSPRRAVVERTTKETRIRVAVDLDGTGVYKVSTGIGFLDHMLEQLSRHSLIDLEVEAVGDLHIDFHHTTEDTGIAIGEAVAKALGDRKGIQRYGDALIPMDETLTRVAIDLSNRPYLIWKVNFTRDKLGDMDTELFKEWFQAFAQAAGATLHVENLYGENNHHIVESSYKALARAFRAAVEIDPRKADAVPSTKGVLGGSL; encoded by the coding sequence ATGTCGAATGCAGCCGCTCCCTCCGCCCGTTCTCCGCGCCGTGCCGTTGTCGAACGCACGACGAAGGAGACCCGCATCCGTGTCGCCGTCGACCTGGACGGCACCGGGGTCTATAAGGTGTCCACCGGCATCGGGTTCCTGGACCATATGCTGGAACAGCTTTCGCGCCATTCGCTGATCGACCTGGAGGTTGAGGCGGTGGGCGATCTGCATATCGACTTCCACCATACGACCGAAGATACGGGCATCGCCATTGGCGAGGCCGTGGCCAAGGCGCTGGGCGACCGTAAGGGCATTCAGCGCTATGGCGACGCCCTGATCCCCATGGATGAGACGCTGACCCGCGTCGCCATCGACCTGTCGAACCGTCCCTACCTGATCTGGAAGGTCAATTTCACCCGCGACAAGCTGGGTGACATGGATACCGAGCTTTTCAAGGAATGGTTCCAGGCCTTTGCGCAAGCCGCCGGCGCCACCCTGCATGTCGAAAACCTGTATGGTGAGAATAATCACCATATCGTGGAGAGCAGCTACAAGGCACTGGCCCGCGCCTTCCGCGCCGCGGTTGAGATCGACCCGCGCAAGGCCGATGCGGTGCCCTCCACCAAGGGTGTGCTGGGCGGGTCGCTGTAA
- a CDS encoding flavin monoamine oxidase family protein, with translation MNNMPTRSRMTRRELLAMIGTAAGSSVMYQAATSLGYAAESEFKGPPNLSGAPKGTSVLILGAGWAGLVAAYELGKAGYKVQVLEYREKAGGRAWTLRGGDTYTELGGFTQKVGFDKGHYLNPGPWRVPYHHRGVMHYYHELGVKLEPFFQVNYNAYVHSKNAFGGKPQRYRHVLADFNGHVAELLSKLGHKGGLDGYVTKEDQEKLLEAMQDWGALDDNYAYKANAETSNRRGFEKDPGGGLSGEPVFSKPIEFSQLLQSGLWRAIGTGSGYEFQTALFQPEGGMDAGPMALAEKVKDKITFNAKVTEIQQDTGGVTVTYTDTKAGGAVKTAKADWCLCTIPASILSQIKKNVSSDMDAAINALPYEAAFKVGLQFKRRFWEQDEEIYGGITYTDLPISLIAYPHSHYGEKGKGVLLGAYPWGPFAYEFASMAPEERVKKCVEFGAQIHPQYLKEFDTGVAVAWHRVPWTLGCFGSWTEAKRAEHYKNMCQIDGRILLAGEHVSYLPAWQEGAVQSSLDAITRLHQRVTAK, from the coding sequence ATGAACAACATGCCCACCCGGTCCCGCATGACGCGGCGCGAACTGCTGGCCATGATCGGTACCGCGGCTGGCAGCTCCGTCATGTATCAGGCGGCGACGTCGCTGGGTTATGCGGCGGAGAGCGAGTTCAAGGGTCCGCCCAATCTGTCCGGCGCGCCAAAGGGCACCTCGGTGCTGATCCTGGGTGCCGGCTGGGCCGGTCTGGTGGCGGCCTATGAACTGGGCAAGGCCGGGTACAAGGTGCAGGTACTGGAATACCGGGAAAAGGCCGGTGGCCGCGCCTGGACCCTGCGCGGCGGCGACACCTATACCGAACTGGGCGGGTTCACGCAGAAGGTGGGCTTCGACAAGGGCCACTATCTGAACCCCGGTCCCTGGCGTGTGCCGTACCATCATCGCGGCGTGATGCACTATTATCACGAGCTGGGCGTGAAGCTGGAGCCGTTCTTCCAGGTCAATTACAACGCCTATGTCCATTCCAAGAATGCTTTTGGCGGCAAGCCGCAGCGCTACCGCCATGTGCTGGCTGATTTCAACGGCCATGTGGCCGAGCTTCTGTCCAAGCTGGGCCATAAGGGCGGCCTGGATGGCTATGTCACCAAGGAGGACCAGGAAAAGCTGCTGGAGGCCATGCAGGACTGGGGTGCCCTGGATGATAATTATGCCTACAAGGCCAATGCCGAGACCTCCAATCGCCGCGGCTTTGAAAAGGACCCAGGCGGCGGCCTGTCGGGCGAACCGGTCTTCTCCAAACCCATCGAATTCTCGCAACTGCTGCAATCCGGCCTATGGCGGGCCATCGGCACCGGATCGGGTTACGAATTCCAGACCGCCCTGTTCCAGCCGGAAGGCGGCATGGATGCCGGCCCGATGGCGCTGGCCGAAAAGGTGAAGGACAAGATCACCTTCAACGCCAAGGTCACAGAGATTCAGCAGGACACGGGCGGCGTCACCGTCACCTATACCGACACCAAGGCCGGCGGGGCCGTGAAGACGGCCAAGGCTGACTGGTGCCTGTGCACCATTCCCGCCTCCATCTTGTCGCAGATCAAGAAGAATGTGTCGTCTGACATGGACGCCGCCATCAACGCCCTGCCGTACGAGGCGGCGTTCAAGGTGGGCCTTCAGTTCAAGCGCCGCTTCTGGGAGCAGGATGAGGAGATTTATGGCGGCATCACCTATACCGACCTGCCCATCTCCCTGATCGCCTATCCCCACAGCCATTATGGCGAGAAGGGCAAGGGCGTGCTGCTGGGGGCCTATCCTTGGGGTCCGTTCGCCTATGAATTCGCGTCCATGGCGCCGGAGGAGCGGGTGAAGAAATGCGTGGAATTCGGTGCGCAGATCCATCCGCAATATCTGAAGGAATTCGATACCGGTGTGGCCGTCGCCTGGCACCGCGTGCCCTGGACGCTGGGCTGTTTCGGATCCTGGACGGAGGCGAAGCGGGCCGAGCATTACAAGAACATGTGCCAGATCGACGGGCGCATCCTGCTGGCCGGTGAACATGTGTCCTACCTGCCGGCCTGGCAGGAAGGGGCGGTGCAATCATCACTGGACGCCATCACCCGCCTTCACCAGCGCGTTACCGCAAAATGA
- a CDS encoding phosphoribosyl-ATP diphosphatase: protein MSNPAILDDLYATILSRKGGDPDSSHTARLFHKGRAKIAQKVGEEAVETVIEAMAGTPEKLASESADLLYHLLVLWADAGVQPADVYAILEGRKGVSGIEEKKNRTQT, encoded by the coding sequence ATGTCCAATCCCGCCATCCTGGACGATCTCTACGCCACCATTCTGTCGCGCAAGGGCGGCGATCCCGACAGCTCGCACACCGCCCGGCTGTTCCATAAGGGCCGCGCTAAGATCGCCCAGAAGGTGGGGGAGGAGGCGGTGGAGACGGTGATCGAGGCCATGGCGGGTACGCCTGAAAAACTGGCTTCGGAGTCCGCCGATCTTCTTTACCATCTTCTGGTGCTTTGGGCCGATGCCGGGGTGCAACCTGCCGATGTCTATGCCATCCTGGAGGGACGGAAGGGCGTCAGCGGGATCGAGGAAAAGAAGAACCGCACACAAACCTGA
- a CDS encoding GNAT family N-acetyltransferase, producing the protein MSAEHQNPLAGSDSVVTVEKVTELKRSDLYDLCDAAEAAIIDGGGFGWVTPPDREVMERYWKGVMAVPERTLVVGRLDGVIAGSAQLVRPTRNNEAQAFACNLTTSFVAPWARGHGMARKLTQAIIDEATNLGFGILNLDVRETQRAAITLYDHMGFTRWGTHPHYARAKGRTIAGHFYYKVLERPEEETEPQA; encoded by the coding sequence ATGAGTGCGGAGCACCAGAACCCCCTGGCCGGGTCCGACAGTGTCGTCACCGTAGAGAAGGTGACGGAACTGAAACGGTCGGACCTGTACGACCTGTGCGACGCGGCAGAGGCGGCCATCATTGATGGCGGCGGCTTCGGCTGGGTCACCCCGCCCGACCGCGAGGTGATGGAGCGTTACTGGAAGGGTGTGATGGCCGTACCGGAACGCACCCTGGTCGTGGGGCGTCTGGATGGGGTCATCGCGGGTTCAGCGCAATTGGTCCGCCCGACCCGGAACAATGAGGCGCAGGCCTTCGCCTGCAACCTCACCACCAGCTTCGTCGCCCCCTGGGCGCGTGGCCATGGCATGGCGCGGAAGCTGACCCAGGCCATCATCGATGAGGCCACCAATCTCGGCTTCGGCATCCTGAACCTGGATGTTCGGGAAACGCAGCGGGCCGCCATAACGCTTTACGACCATATGGGTTTCACGCGCTGGGGCACCCATCCCCATTACGCCCGCGCCAAGGGCCGGACCATTGCCGGCCATTTCTATTACAAGGTCCTGGAAAGGCCGGAAGAAGAGACGGAGCCGCAAGCATGA
- a CDS encoding transglutaminase-like cysteine peptidase, giving the protein MSLGRLRRLSPFLALTLLLATVLTANAPALALVWDGEMEPLAQYRTYCQTYGDRDPGCAVGLGGKVGTPVGMDRVDAGRATLGMAVLVHRQVVDDLIYREDKQDRWEILGTPGRGMAGDCDDVVMTSISRLLRRGFPRAALRATIVRLPGNGGHHLILSVRRQAEQGLEEIYLDDRHHQPMRPEQLAAEGYVFVAQEVPGRRTWRRAQSQPALMMAERGEG; this is encoded by the coding sequence ATGTCTCTTGGTCGGTTGCGCCGGCTATCGCCCTTCCTGGCGCTGACCCTGCTGCTGGCTACGGTCCTGACGGCCAATGCGCCGGCTCTTGCCCTGGTGTGGGATGGGGAGATGGAACCGTTGGCCCAGTACCGTACCTATTGTCAGACCTATGGTGACCGTGACCCTGGCTGCGCCGTGGGTCTGGGCGGCAAGGTGGGTACACCCGTCGGGATGGACCGGGTCGATGCCGGCCGTGCCACGCTGGGCATGGCGGTGCTGGTCCACCGGCAGGTGGTGGATGACCTGATCTATCGGGAGGATAAGCAGGACCGGTGGGAGATTCTGGGCACGCCGGGGCGGGGCATGGCCGGGGATTGCGATGATGTAGTGATGACCAGCATCTCCCGACTGCTGCGCCGGGGGTTCCCGCGCGCGGCCCTGCGCGCCACCATCGTGCGCCTGCCCGGCAATGGCGGCCATCATCTGATCCTGTCCGTGCGGCGTCAGGCCGAGCAGGGGTTGGAGGAGATTTATCTGGATGACCGCCACCATCAACCGATGCGGCCTGAACAACTGGCCGCCGAAGGCTATGTTTTTGTGGCGCAGGAAGTGCCCGGTCGCCGCACATGGCGCCGCGCGCAGAGCCAGCCAGCCTTGATGATGGCCGAACGCGGCGAAGGCTGA
- a CDS encoding GNAT family N-acetyltransferase, translating into MVDEPVLRLATPEDRPALEALLERSVRDLSQGYYSPGQIDASLKAIFGIDGTLIADGTYFAVVVGDRYAACGGWSRRKTLFGGDQAAGRSPELLDPGVDAAKIRAFFVDPSFARRGIASLMMRAAEQAALAEGFRSLELMATLPGVPLYKALGFIATGTHAEKLSDGNVIPFVPMRKDIR; encoded by the coding sequence ATGGTGGATGAACCTGTCCTGCGCCTGGCCACCCCCGAAGACCGGCCGGCGCTGGAAGCGCTTCTGGAACGGTCGGTGCGCGATCTTAGCCAGGGTTATTACAGCCCTGGCCAGATCGACGCCTCGCTGAAGGCGATTTTCGGGATTGATGGCACCCTGATCGCCGACGGCACCTATTTCGCCGTGGTGGTCGGTGACCGCTATGCCGCCTGTGGCGGGTGGAGCCGGCGTAAGACACTGTTCGGCGGGGATCAGGCGGCGGGCCGGTCGCCGGAACTACTCGACCCAGGCGTCGATGCGGCCAAGATACGGGCCTTTTTCGTCGACCCGTCTTTTGCCCGACGGGGCATTGCCAGCCTGATGATGCGGGCCGCCGAACAGGCGGCGCTGGCCGAAGGGTTCCGCAGCCTGGAACTGATGGCGACCCTGCCCGGCGTGCCGCTCTATAAGGCGCTGGGCTTTATCGCCACCGGGACCCACGCCGAGAAATTGTCGGATGGCAACGTCATCCCCTTCGTCCCGATGCGCAAGGATATCCGGTAG